One window from the genome of Lasioglossum baleicum chromosome 9, iyLasBale1, whole genome shotgun sequence encodes:
- the Ptpmeg gene encoding protein tyrosine phosphatase Meg isoform X1 — translation MIESVSRRALSGSSGSYHVRGAELARNRRLKSLSATVVFLDDTQHTFQLDKRAKGQVLLDLVFQHLELVEKDYFGLQYAENGATACTYSPDVMRWLDPTKPVKKQIRSKGGQFYFRVKFYVSDPSKLQEEYTRYQFYLQIRRDILQGRLQLPPSTACLIASYTVQSELGDYHPEEHGAGYLSRLQLIPGQTEEMEKKITELHKLHKGQLPADAEFNFLDHAKRLDMYGVELHKARDSTNKEIQLGVTSIGLVVFQNGIKINVFSWSKIVKISFKRKQFFIQLRREQSENYDTLLGFNMQTYRSSKNLWKACVEHHTFFRLHSPKMRPRRFPLTLSSRFTYSGRTEFQTVEDGKHRARVERTFIRDFDDRSPSKRLVHGVTSAPLIDDKGKLSVLPGRPPRPYDNKVQSLGAREPRQAWGEGNPSDDEGGFLSLRDEISGSHTQGNAFSPVLGSRVLSYADDDTTAERNIYDLPDYSEPTSSPAPQIVEDGLVSITLTPDEQGRFGFNVKGGLDLDMPILVSRVAPNTPADRCYPKLNEGDQVVYINGIDVSGLLHEHVVHLIRKSRDSGSGELTLTVRPNALYNALAGTDETSEEEPPYRYVPDAPHAAIGSDALAQSMLLLADGLASGALIAQYEQLYRKNPELTSLESKKPENQNKNRYRDISPYDVTRVILMGSSNGDYINANYVNMEIPGSGIINRYIATQGPLSTTVADFWQMVLEAGSTLVVMLTTLVERGRAKCHQYWPALNETLTLRNLTLTSTVENVEDTFIFREFILRDINTGEERDITHMQYCSWPDHGVPSDWRQFTTFTERVRAARTGIVEPAVVHCSAGIGRTGVLVLMETALCLIEANQPVYPLDIVRSMRDQRAMMIQNASQYRFVCEAVHKAYSEGIAKPLPEFSR, via the exons ATGATCGAAAGTGTGTCGCGCAGAGCGTTGAGTGGCTCCAGTGGGAGCTACCACGTTCGTGGTGCTGAACTAGCGAGGAATCGTAGATTGAAATCTCTGTCTGCCACTGTTGTCTTTCTTGATGATACACAGCACACATTTCAGCTGGAT AAAAGAGCGAAAGGTCAAGTATTATTGGATTTGGTGTTTCAACATCTAGAACTCGTTGAAAAAGACTATTTTGGCTTGCAATATGCAGAAAACGGAGCCACGGCTTGTACATATTCTCCAGATGTAATG AGGTGGTTGGACCCTACGAAACCAGTGAAAAAGCAGATAAGAAGTAAGG GTGGACAGTTTTATTTCAGGGTGAAATTTTATGTATCGGATCCTAGCAAATTACAAGAGGAGTACACTAGGTATCAATTCTACCTTCAAATACGAAGAGATATTCTTCAAGGAAGACTTCAATTACCGCCGAGTACAGCATGTCTTATCGCTAGCTACACCGTTCAAT CTGAGCTAGGCGATTATCACCCTGAAGAACATGGTGCAGGATATCTTTCTAGGTTGCAGCTTATACCAGGCCAGACTGAGGAAATGGAGAAGAAGATAACCGAATTACATAAACTTCACAA AGGTCAACTACCGGCCGACgcagaattcaattttttagaTCACGCAAAGAGATTAGATATGTATGGAGTAGAATTACACAAAGCAAGG GATTCAAcgaacaaagaaatacaattaggCGTAACGTCTATAGGTTTAGTAGTATTTCAGAATGGAATAAAAATCAATGTGTTCTCCTGGtcgaaaatagtgaaaatctCGTTCAAACGGAAACAATTTTTCATTCAACTTAGGAGAGAACAG TCAGAAAACTACGATACACTACTGGGATTCAACATGCAGACATATCGTAGTTCTAAAAATTTATGGAAAGCGTGCGTGGAGCATCATACGTTCTTCAGGTTGCACAGTCCTAAAATGAGGCCGAGACGATTCCCCCTTACTTTAAGCAGTAGGTTCACTTATTCAGGACGTACAGAATTCCAGACAGTCGAGGATGGAAAACACAGAGCAAGAGTGGAAAGAACATTTATAcg tgACTTCGATGACAGATCTCCTAGTAAAAGATTGGTACATGGAGTTACATCGGCTCCGCTTATAGACGATAAAGGAAAATTATCTGTACTTCCTGGAAGACCTCCTAGGCCATACGATAATAAAGTTCAATCTCTTGGTGCTCGCGAACCTCGCCAAGCATGGGGCGAAGGCAATCCTAGCGACGA CGAGGGTGGTTTCTTATCTCTACGAGATGAAATATCAGGTTCACATACACAAGGCAACGCATTTTCTCCCGTATTAGGTTCCAGAGTCTTAAGTTACGCAGACGATGATACAACCGCTGAAAGAAATATTTACGATTTACCGGATTACAGCGAACCTACTAGCTCGCCCGCTCCTCAG ATTGTGGAAGATGGATTGGTGTCGATAACTCTGACACCGGATGAACAAGGTCGGTTCGGATTCAATGTGAAAGGTGGTTTGGACCTTGACATGCCTATTTTAGTATCGAGGGTGGCTCCGAACACACCCGCCGATCGTTGTTATCCGAAGTTAAACGAAGGAGATCAG GTAGTCTACATCAATGGGATCGACGTGAGTGGATTACTGCACGAGCATGTAGTACATTTGATTCGTAAATCCCGCGATTCGGGATCCGGTGAGCTGACATTAACTGTCAGGCCAAATGCTTTGTACAATGCGTTAGCTGGTACCGATGAAACATCTGAAGAGGAACCGCCGTATAG GTACGTACCGGATGCGCCTCACGCAGCAATCGGATCGGACGCATTAGCACAATCAATGTTGCTGCTTGCCGATGGCCTTGCGAGCGGTGCCCTAATCGCTCAGTACGAGCAACTGTATCGGAAGAATCCCGAGCTTACTTCTCTGGAGTCCAAGAAGCctgaaaatcaaaataaaaatcgttatcGGGACATCTCGCCGT ATGATGTTACTCGAGTGATACTTATGGGTTCTTCGAACGGTGACTACATCAACGCTAATTACGTGAACATGGAAATCCCCGGGTCGGGTATTATCAATAGATACATTGCCACACAAGGACCATTATCAACAACTGTCGCTGACTTTTGGCAGATGGTTTTAGAGGCAGGCAGTACCCTTGTCGTTATGCTGACAACTCTTGTTGAACGCGGCCGAGCCAAATGCCATCAATATTGGCCCGCGCTTAACGAAACGCTCACGCTACGAAATCTCACGCTCACTTCGACGGTTGAAAACGTCGAAGACACTTTCATATTTAGAGAATTTATACTCCGTGATATAAAT ACTGGAGAAGAAAGAGATATCACGCATATGCAATACTGCAGTTGGCCCGATCACGGAGTGCCCAGCGATTGGAGACAGTTCACAACTTTTACCGAGAGGGTGAGGGCAGCTCGAACAGGAATCGTAGAACCTGCTGTCGTCCATTGTTCTGCCGGGATTGGTAGAACGGGTGTTTTAGTATTAATGGAGACAGCACTGTGTCTTATCGAAGCGAACCAACCAGTGTATCCGTTAGACATTGTGCGTTCTATGAGAGATCAAAGGGCGATGATGATACAAAATGCT AGTCAGTATAGATTCGTTTGCGAAGCGGTGCACAAGGCTTACAGCGAAGGAATAGCTAAACCACTACCGGAGTTCAGCAGGTGA
- the Ptpmeg gene encoding protein tyrosine phosphatase Meg isoform X5 has translation MIESVSRRALSGSSGSYHVRGAELARNRRLKSLSATVVFLDDTQHTFQLDKRAKGQVLLDLVFQHLELVEKDYFGLQYAENGATACTYSPDVMRWLDPTKPVKKQIRSKGGQFYFRVKFYVSDPSKLQEEYTRYQFYLQIRRDILQGRLQLPPSTACLIASYTVQSELGDYHPEEHGAGYLSRLQLIPGQTEEMEKKITELHKLHKGQLPADAEFNFLDHAKRLDMYGVELHKARDSTNKEIQLGVTSIGLVVFQNGIKINVFSWSKIVKISFKRKQFFIQLRREQSENYDTLLGFNMQTYRSSKNLWKACVEHHTFFRLHSPKMRPRRFPLTLSSRFTYSGRTEFQTVEDGKHRARVERTFIRSPSKRLVHGVTSAPLIDDKGKLSVLPGRPPRPYDNKVQSLGAREPRQAWGEGNPSDDEGGFLSLRDEISGSHTQGNAFSPVLGSRVLSYADDDTTAERNIYDLPDYSEPTSSPAPQIVEDGLVSITLTPDEQGRFGFNVKGGLDLDMPILVSRVAPNTPADRCYPKLNEGDQVVYINGIDVSGLLHEHVVHLIRKSRDSGSGELTLTVRPNALYNALAGTDETSEEEPPYRYVPDAPHAAIGSDALAQSMLLLADGLASGALIAQYEQLYRKNPELTSLESKKPENQNKNRYRDISPYDVTRVILMGSSNGDYINANYVNMEIPGSGIINRYIATQGPLSTTVADFWQMVLEAGSTLVVMLTTLVERGRAKCHQYWPALNETLTLRNLTLTSTVENVEDTFIFREFILRDINTGEERDITHMQYCSWPDHGVPSDWRQFTTFTERVRAARTGIVEPAVVHCSAGIGRTGVLVLMETALCLIEANQPVYPLDIVRSMRDQRAMMIQNASQYRFVCEAVHKAYSEGIAKPLPEFSR, from the exons ATGATCGAAAGTGTGTCGCGCAGAGCGTTGAGTGGCTCCAGTGGGAGCTACCACGTTCGTGGTGCTGAACTAGCGAGGAATCGTAGATTGAAATCTCTGTCTGCCACTGTTGTCTTTCTTGATGATACACAGCACACATTTCAGCTGGAT AAAAGAGCGAAAGGTCAAGTATTATTGGATTTGGTGTTTCAACATCTAGAACTCGTTGAAAAAGACTATTTTGGCTTGCAATATGCAGAAAACGGAGCCACGGCTTGTACATATTCTCCAGATGTAATG AGGTGGTTGGACCCTACGAAACCAGTGAAAAAGCAGATAAGAAGTAAGG GTGGACAGTTTTATTTCAGGGTGAAATTTTATGTATCGGATCCTAGCAAATTACAAGAGGAGTACACTAGGTATCAATTCTACCTTCAAATACGAAGAGATATTCTTCAAGGAAGACTTCAATTACCGCCGAGTACAGCATGTCTTATCGCTAGCTACACCGTTCAAT CTGAGCTAGGCGATTATCACCCTGAAGAACATGGTGCAGGATATCTTTCTAGGTTGCAGCTTATACCAGGCCAGACTGAGGAAATGGAGAAGAAGATAACCGAATTACATAAACTTCACAA AGGTCAACTACCGGCCGACgcagaattcaattttttagaTCACGCAAAGAGATTAGATATGTATGGAGTAGAATTACACAAAGCAAGG GATTCAAcgaacaaagaaatacaattaggCGTAACGTCTATAGGTTTAGTAGTATTTCAGAATGGAATAAAAATCAATGTGTTCTCCTGGtcgaaaatagtgaaaatctCGTTCAAACGGAAACAATTTTTCATTCAACTTAGGAGAGAACAG TCAGAAAACTACGATACACTACTGGGATTCAACATGCAGACATATCGTAGTTCTAAAAATTTATGGAAAGCGTGCGTGGAGCATCATACGTTCTTCAGGTTGCACAGTCCTAAAATGAGGCCGAGACGATTCCCCCTTACTTTAAGCAGTAGGTTCACTTATTCAGGACGTACAGAATTCCAGACAGTCGAGGATGGAAAACACAGAGCAAGAGTGGAAAGAACATTTATAcg ATCTCCTAGTAAAAGATTGGTACATGGAGTTACATCGGCTCCGCTTATAGACGATAAAGGAAAATTATCTGTACTTCCTGGAAGACCTCCTAGGCCATACGATAATAAAGTTCAATCTCTTGGTGCTCGCGAACCTCGCCAAGCATGGGGCGAAGGCAATCCTAGCGACGA CGAGGGTGGTTTCTTATCTCTACGAGATGAAATATCAGGTTCACATACACAAGGCAACGCATTTTCTCCCGTATTAGGTTCCAGAGTCTTAAGTTACGCAGACGATGATACAACCGCTGAAAGAAATATTTACGATTTACCGGATTACAGCGAACCTACTAGCTCGCCCGCTCCTCAG ATTGTGGAAGATGGATTGGTGTCGATAACTCTGACACCGGATGAACAAGGTCGGTTCGGATTCAATGTGAAAGGTGGTTTGGACCTTGACATGCCTATTTTAGTATCGAGGGTGGCTCCGAACACACCCGCCGATCGTTGTTATCCGAAGTTAAACGAAGGAGATCAG GTAGTCTACATCAATGGGATCGACGTGAGTGGATTACTGCACGAGCATGTAGTACATTTGATTCGTAAATCCCGCGATTCGGGATCCGGTGAGCTGACATTAACTGTCAGGCCAAATGCTTTGTACAATGCGTTAGCTGGTACCGATGAAACATCTGAAGAGGAACCGCCGTATAG GTACGTACCGGATGCGCCTCACGCAGCAATCGGATCGGACGCATTAGCACAATCAATGTTGCTGCTTGCCGATGGCCTTGCGAGCGGTGCCCTAATCGCTCAGTACGAGCAACTGTATCGGAAGAATCCCGAGCTTACTTCTCTGGAGTCCAAGAAGCctgaaaatcaaaataaaaatcgttatcGGGACATCTCGCCGT ATGATGTTACTCGAGTGATACTTATGGGTTCTTCGAACGGTGACTACATCAACGCTAATTACGTGAACATGGAAATCCCCGGGTCGGGTATTATCAATAGATACATTGCCACACAAGGACCATTATCAACAACTGTCGCTGACTTTTGGCAGATGGTTTTAGAGGCAGGCAGTACCCTTGTCGTTATGCTGACAACTCTTGTTGAACGCGGCCGAGCCAAATGCCATCAATATTGGCCCGCGCTTAACGAAACGCTCACGCTACGAAATCTCACGCTCACTTCGACGGTTGAAAACGTCGAAGACACTTTCATATTTAGAGAATTTATACTCCGTGATATAAAT ACTGGAGAAGAAAGAGATATCACGCATATGCAATACTGCAGTTGGCCCGATCACGGAGTGCCCAGCGATTGGAGACAGTTCACAACTTTTACCGAGAGGGTGAGGGCAGCTCGAACAGGAATCGTAGAACCTGCTGTCGTCCATTGTTCTGCCGGGATTGGTAGAACGGGTGTTTTAGTATTAATGGAGACAGCACTGTGTCTTATCGAAGCGAACCAACCAGTGTATCCGTTAGACATTGTGCGTTCTATGAGAGATCAAAGGGCGATGATGATACAAAATGCT AGTCAGTATAGATTCGTTTGCGAAGCGGTGCACAAGGCTTACAGCGAAGGAATAGCTAAACCACTACCGGAGTTCAGCAGGTGA